A single window of Sphingobium sp. SCG-1 DNA harbors:
- a CDS encoding UvrD-helicase domain-containing protein, which yields MPETPAEEASRIALERVYAALAEGRSFRLEAGAGAGKTYSLIKALEYLIGKHRREMPRRGQQIACITYTNVARDEIEARIDRHPIIYCDTNHGFCWSLIGGFQRQLRELVAAMPVWQERLEEAGGIGNRTIDYSLGHRSVRDTAISLGHDDVLPLTISLMEQPKFRRLIAQRFPVILIDEYQDTDAAWVEAIKQHFLGVEGSPLFGFFGDHWQKVYGTGCGELAHEAVEEIGKGANFRSVQPVVDVLNMMRPALPQFVEKPELPGEARVFLTNGWAGQRRTEAHWRGDLPAEVASQALEMTRAQLEADGWTITPQHTKILMLTHRVLATEQGYASLPGVFRFNDAFTNKENPYISFFVDVLEPACDAYVARQFGRMFEALGGSVPHLRRPADKAGWANAMAALVAIRATGTVGDVIDHLAATRRPRLPDVISDRERELAAFDRDAGEQMPALLAEIENLRAISYSEIQALRRYLDGSSPFETKHGVKGAEFENVLVIVGRGWNMYNFNEMLELASAPAIPAGRRGAYERNRNLFYVACSRPKRRLAVLFTQLVSDAAQGTLTAWFGIDNIETLPL from the coding sequence GTGCCTGAGACACCCGCCGAGGAAGCCAGCCGCATCGCGCTTGAGCGCGTCTATGCCGCCCTGGCTGAGGGTCGCAGTTTTCGGCTCGAGGCCGGCGCTGGCGCCGGCAAGACCTACTCGCTGATAAAGGCGCTCGAATATCTGATCGGAAAGCACCGGCGCGAAATGCCACGGCGCGGCCAACAGATCGCGTGCATCACCTATACCAATGTCGCGCGCGACGAGATCGAGGCGCGGATCGACCGTCATCCGATCATATATTGCGATACCAATCACGGCTTTTGCTGGAGCCTGATCGGCGGATTCCAGCGCCAGTTGCGCGAACTGGTCGCTGCAATGCCAGTGTGGCAAGAGCGGCTCGAAGAGGCCGGCGGCATCGGCAACCGCACGATCGATTATAGTCTCGGCCACCGTTCGGTGCGCGACACGGCCATCTCACTTGGCCATGATGACGTCCTACCGCTGACCATCTCACTCATGGAGCAGCCCAAGTTCCGTCGCCTGATCGCGCAGCGCTTTCCAGTCATACTCATCGACGAATATCAGGATACCGACGCGGCATGGGTCGAGGCAATCAAGCAGCATTTTCTGGGTGTCGAGGGCTCACCTTTGTTCGGTTTCTTCGGCGATCATTGGCAAAAAGTCTACGGCACTGGATGCGGCGAATTGGCGCACGAGGCGGTCGAGGAAATCGGAAAAGGCGCCAACTTCCGTTCGGTCCAGCCCGTGGTCGACGTGCTCAATATGATGCGGCCAGCGCTCCCACAGTTCGTCGAAAAACCTGAACTACCAGGCGAGGCGCGCGTTTTCCTGACCAATGGTTGGGCCGGGCAGCGCCGCACCGAAGCGCATTGGCGCGGTGACCTGCCCGCGGAAGTGGCGAGCCAAGCGCTGGAGATGACTCGAGCGCAACTCGAGGCCGACGGTTGGACGATCACACCGCAACACACCAAAATCCTGATGCTTACACATCGTGTGCTCGCGACCGAGCAAGGCTATGCCAGTCTTCCCGGCGTTTTCCGCTTCAACGACGCGTTCACGAACAAGGAAAATCCTTACATCTCCTTCTTCGTCGATGTGCTGGAGCCGGCCTGCGATGCCTACGTAGCGCGTCAGTTCGGTCGCATGTTCGAAGCGCTCGGCGGGAGCGTGCCGCATCTGCGCCGCCCGGCCGACAAGGCGGGGTGGGCCAACGCGATGGCCGCGCTAGTTGCAATCCGGGCCACCGGCACGGTCGGTGATGTCATCGACCATCTCGCAGCAACGCGGCGTCCGCGCTTACCCGATGTCATTTCAGATCGCGAGCGCGAGTTGGCGGCTTTCGACCGCGATGCCGGCGAGCAGATGCCTGCTCTGCTCGCTGAGATCGAAAACCTCCGTGCCATCAGCTATTCTGAGATTCAGGCGCTTCGGCGCTATTTGGACGGCTCGTCGCCGTTCGAAACCAAGCATGGCGTGAAGGGCGCCGAATTCGAGAACGTCCTGGTGATCGTCGGTCGGGGCTGGAACATGTACAACTTCAACGAAATGCTTGAGCTAGCATCCGCGCCGGCGATTCCGGCCGGGCGCCGAGGCGCTTACGAGCGCAACCGTAATCTTTTCTACGTTGCGTGCTCGCGACCAAAGCGGCGACTCGCGGTGCTGTTCACGCAGCTTGTATCCGACGCGGCGCAAGGCACACTGACGGCTTGGTTCGGCATCGATAATATCGAAACACTACCGCTCTGA
- a CDS encoding DNA cytosine methyltransferase, which yields MSIFDRRAVLTKIERLRSGASPRVLDLFAGCGGLSLGFRAAGFEIAAAVEFDREAARSHGENFHPGDPRHALARDITNTSPEQLARELDLGPVSAAIDVIVGGPPCQAFARVGRSKLREIDEHPEAFMHDPRAQLYLEYLHYVDAFRPLALLMENVPDALNHGGQNIAEETCEVLRDKGYIAGYTLLNASFYGVPQMRERMILIAYREELDVEVEFPAPTHFVKLPPGYTGSRQVALKLLSKAHLADRAHSYHTPPAANPGLPSAVTAATALSDLPKMTDHLVGKLKRGARRFDEIQRYPTSKPVGFAKLMREWPGFESRVGISDHVIRYLPRDWKLFARMNAGDQYPEAHAHALKMFDEALTELRSKTGSAIRSGSKAWEALRASIVPPYDVSKFPNKWRKMEPDLPARTLMAHLGKDSYSHIHYDSAQARTISVREAARLQSFPDGFKFAGTMNPAFKQIGNAVPPLLARAVALKIQETLERAVRNQLDEPIGAAAAV from the coding sequence ATGAGTATCTTTGACCGTCGTGCCGTGCTTACAAAGATCGAGCGTTTGCGTTCAGGCGCATCGCCCCGTGTCTTGGATCTATTTGCGGGTTGTGGCGGGCTCTCGCTTGGTTTCCGGGCCGCAGGGTTCGAAATCGCCGCTGCCGTTGAGTTCGACCGTGAGGCAGCTCGCTCACATGGGGAGAATTTCCATCCCGGTGACCCGCGCCATGCACTGGCGCGGGACATAACCAACACCAGCCCGGAGCAGCTTGCTCGTGAGCTGGATCTGGGGCCCGTAAGCGCCGCAATTGACGTCATAGTTGGCGGGCCGCCCTGTCAGGCCTTTGCGCGAGTTGGCCGTTCCAAGCTGCGCGAGATTGACGAGCATCCCGAAGCATTCATGCACGATCCCCGTGCTCAACTCTATCTTGAGTACCTGCACTACGTCGACGCATTCCGGCCCCTTGCATTGCTCATGGAAAACGTCCCGGATGCACTCAATCACGGGGGACAGAACATCGCCGAGGAGACGTGCGAAGTGCTCCGCGACAAGGGTTACATCGCCGGTTACACGCTCCTCAACGCGTCGTTCTATGGCGTGCCACAGATGCGCGAGCGGATGATCCTGATAGCCTATCGCGAAGAACTAGATGTCGAAGTGGAGTTTCCGGCGCCCACCCACTTCGTAAAGCTTCCGCCCGGCTATACCGGAAGTCGTCAAGTAGCGCTCAAGCTCCTGAGCAAGGCACATCTCGCAGACCGTGCGCACAGTTATCATACTCCCCCGGCAGCCAATCCCGGCTTGCCGTCTGCAGTAACTGCAGCCACAGCGCTCAGCGATCTTCCGAAGATGACCGACCATCTGGTGGGAAAATTAAAGCGTGGGGCCCGTCGCTTTGACGAGATTCAGCGGTATCCGACCTCCAAACCGGTGGGCTTCGCGAAGCTTATGCGCGAATGGCCGGGCTTTGAATCCCGTGTCGGGATCAGCGACCATGTGATCCGCTATCTGCCGCGTGACTGGAAGCTGTTCGCCAGAATGAACGCAGGCGACCAGTACCCCGAAGCGCATGCACATGCATTGAAGATGTTCGATGAAGCGCTGACCGAGCTTCGATCAAAGACCGGAAGCGCGATCCGGTCCGGAAGTAAAGCGTGGGAGGCTCTACGGGCATCGATAGTGCCACCCTATGATGTCAGCAAATTCCCGAACAAGTGGCGTAAAATGGAGCCAGATTTGCCCGCGCGAACGCTAATGGCTCACCTCGGCAAGGATAGTTACAGCCACATCCATTACGACAGCGCTCAAGCCCGCACGATCTCAGTGCGAGAGGCCGCACGACTACAGTCATTCCCCGATGGCTTCAAATTCGCCGGCACGATGAACCCGGCGTTCAAGCAGATTGGGAATGCCGTTCCGCCGCTGCTGGCGCGGGCAGTGGCATTGAAAATTCAGGAGACCCTGGAGAGGGCAGTGAGGAATCAGCTTGATGAGCCTATCGGAGCGGCGGCGGCAGTTTGA